A stretch of the Limnothrix sp. FACHB-406 genome encodes the following:
- the purF gene encoding amidophosphoribosyltransferase, whose translation MFPSESEDLFDLMGDRPDKPEEACGVFGVYAPGENIATLAYFGLFALQHRGQESAGIATFDGSTVHVHKDMGLVSQVFNEKILQELPGNLAVGHTRYSTTGSSRRVNAQPAVVKTRLGSLALAHNGNLVNTAELRDSLAARNCEFATTTDSEAIAIAIGQEVDSGLGWMEGAIRAFQQCQGAFSLVIGTPDGMIGTRDTNGVRPLVIGTLPGAPERYVLASETCALDIIGADYLRDVEPGEMVWITNDGLASFFWATQPEPKLCVFEMIYFARPDSKFHNDSLYSYRMRLGRRLAIETPIDADIVIAVPDSGVPAAIGYSQVSGITYAEGLIKNRYVGRTFIQPTQTMRESGIRMKLNPLRDVLAGKRVIIVDDSIVRGTTSRKIVKALRDAGATEVHMRISSPPVTHPCFYGIDTDNQSQLIAATKSVQEIADQIGVDTLAYLSEEGMLEATQDATQNFCTACFNGRYPIPVPALLKRSKLMLEKLEPATVGS comes from the coding sequence ATGTTTCCCTCCGAGTCTGAAGACCTGTTCGATCTGATGGGCGATCGGCCCGACAAACCCGAAGAAGCCTGTGGCGTTTTTGGGGTTTACGCGCCGGGCGAAAACATCGCCACCCTTGCTTATTTTGGCCTCTTTGCACTCCAGCACCGGGGGCAAGAATCGGCGGGGATTGCCACCTTTGATGGCTCAACGGTGCATGTCCACAAGGACATGGGCCTCGTTTCGCAAGTCTTCAACGAAAAAATCCTGCAAGAGCTACCGGGAAATTTGGCCGTGGGCCACACCCGCTACTCCACCACCGGATCCAGCCGTCGCGTCAATGCACAACCGGCCGTGGTGAAAACGCGCTTGGGGTCTTTGGCCCTGGCCCACAATGGCAACTTGGTCAACACGGCGGAACTGCGAGATTCCTTGGCCGCCCGCAACTGTGAATTTGCCACCACCACGGACTCCGAGGCGATCGCGATCGCCATTGGCCAAGAGGTGGACAGCGGTTTGGGTTGGATGGAAGGGGCCATTCGGGCCTTCCAGCAATGCCAAGGGGCCTTCAGTTTGGTCATTGGGACTCCCGACGGCATGATCGGCACTCGCGACACCAACGGCGTGCGACCGCTGGTGATTGGCACGCTGCCCGGTGCGCCCGAGCGCTATGTGCTGGCTTCGGAAACCTGTGCCCTAGACATCATCGGCGCGGACTATCTGCGGGATGTGGAACCGGGGGAAATGGTTTGGATCACGAACGATGGTCTCGCCTCCTTCTTTTGGGCCACGCAGCCGGAGCCGAAGCTGTGCGTTTTTGAGATGATCTATTTCGCTCGCCCAGACAGCAAGTTCCACAACGACAGCCTTTATAGCTATCGAATGCGGTTGGGACGGCGTTTGGCGATCGAAACCCCGATCGATGCGGACATTGTGATTGCTGTGCCCGATTCCGGTGTTCCTGCCGCGATCGGCTATTCCCAGGTTTCGGGCATCACCTACGCCGAAGGGTTGATCAAAAACCGCTACGTGGGCCGCACCTTCATTCAACCGACCCAAACCATGCGGGAATCGGGAATTCGGATGAAGCTGAACCCGCTGCGGGATGTGCTCGCGGGCAAACGGGTGATTATTGTGGATGATTCGATCGTCCGGGGAACCACCAGCCGCAAGATTGTAAAAGCCTTGCGGGATGCGGGAGCCACGGAAGTTCACATGCGCATTTCTTCGCCGCCGGTCACCCATCCTTGCTTCTATGGCATCGACACGGATAACCAATCGCAACTGATTGCGGCCACCAAGTCAGTGCAGGAAATTGCCGATCAAATTGGTGTGGATACGCTGGCTTACCTGAGCGAAGAAGGGATGCTGGAGGCGACCCAGGATGCCACGCAGAATTTCTGTACGGCTTGTTTCAATGGTCGCTACCCAATTCCAGTGCCAGCCCTGTTGAAGCGATCGAAGCTGATGTTGGAAAAGCTGGAACCGGCTACGGTGGGTTCTTAG
- the purL gene encoding phosphoribosylformylglycinamidine synthase subunit PurL yields the protein MSTPETVLESAPFPIAEITAEGIKPDEYVDIVNRLGRHPNKAELGMFGVMWSEHCCYKNSRPLLSQFPTSGPRILVGPGENAGVVDLGDGLHLAFKIESHNHPSAVEPFQGAATGVGGILRDIFTMGARPIAILNALRFGSLDDARNRRLFEGVVAGISHYGNCVGVPTVGGEVYFDPAYSGNPLVNAMALGLMETPEIVKAGAYGIGNPVLYVGSTTGRDGMGGASFASAELTDESMDDRPAVQVGDPFLEKSLIEACLEAFKTGAVAAAQDMGAAGITCSTAEMAAKGGVGIDLDLDKIPVRESGMVPYEYLLSESQERMLFVAHKGREQELIDIFHRWGLQAVVAGEVIEESIVRIRFQGGIAAEIPATALADNTPIYRRELMAEAPAYAQQAWAWSPDSLPACSVTGLADRPWSAVLQSLLETPSIASKSWVYRQYDHQVQNNTVIVPGGADAAVVRLRPQLVTDNGTPFTKGVAATVDCNARHVYLDPYQGALGVVAEAARNLSCVGAEPLAVTDNLNFGSPEKPVGYWQLANACRGLADACRELGTPVTGGNVSLYNETLDSEGNPQAIYPTPVVGMVGAIENIHQIAGQGFQGAGDGIYLLGAQAPVTLGASDYLAAIHGTIAGRPPVVEFDRERAVQAACRNGIRQGWIRSAHDCAEGGLAVTLAESCISGNLGATVTIDPGADRWDAALFGEGGARIVVSVAGDRAAEFESWLTEQLGSDWAKLGTVGGDRLVINAPDGTTAIDAALATMTEGWSESIARRMERLV from the coding sequence GTGTCAACCCCCGAAACCGTTCTCGAATCCGCACCCTTCCCGATCGCTGAAATCACCGCCGAAGGCATCAAGCCCGATGAATACGTCGATATTGTGAATCGACTGGGCCGCCACCCCAACAAAGCCGAACTGGGGATGTTTGGTGTGATGTGGTCGGAACACTGCTGCTACAAGAATTCTCGCCCCCTGCTCAGCCAATTTCCCACCAGCGGCCCGCGCATCCTCGTGGGCCCCGGCGAAAACGCTGGCGTGGTGGATCTGGGCGATGGGCTGCACCTGGCCTTCAAGATCGAATCCCACAACCACCCGTCCGCCGTGGAACCCTTCCAGGGGGCGGCGACCGGCGTGGGCGGCATCCTGCGGGACATCTTCACCATGGGGGCCCGCCCGATCGCCATTTTGAATGCCCTGCGGTTTGGCTCCCTGGATGATGCCCGCAACCGCCGCCTGTTTGAAGGGGTGGTGGCTGGCATTTCCCACTACGGCAACTGCGTGGGCGTGCCCACCGTTGGCGGTGAGGTCTATTTTGACCCCGCTTACAGTGGCAACCCGCTGGTGAATGCCATGGCCCTGGGGCTGATGGAAACACCGGAAATCGTCAAGGCGGGAGCCTATGGCATTGGCAACCCGGTGCTGTACGTGGGATCCACGACGGGCCGCGACGGCATGGGCGGGGCCAGCTTTGCCAGCGCGGAGTTGACCGATGAGTCGATGGACGATCGCCCGGCCGTACAGGTGGGTGATCCGTTCCTCGAAAAGTCCCTGATCGAAGCCTGTTTGGAAGCCTTCAAAACCGGCGCAGTGGCAGCGGCCCAGGACATGGGCGCGGCGGGCATCACCTGCTCCACGGCGGAAATGGCGGCCAAGGGCGGCGTGGGCATCGATTTGGATCTCGACAAGATTCCCGTGCGCGAGTCGGGGATGGTTCCCTACGAATATCTGCTATCGGAATCCCAGGAGCGGATGCTGTTTGTGGCGCACAAGGGCCGCGAGCAGGAGCTGATCGACATCTTCCACCGCTGGGGTCTGCAAGCGGTGGTGGCCGGGGAAGTGATCGAGGAGTCGATCGTCCGGATTCGGTTCCAGGGGGGAATTGCGGCGGAAATTCCGGCGACGGCCCTGGCGGACAACACCCCAATCTATCGCCGGGAACTGATGGCGGAAGCGCCGGCCTACGCGCAACAGGCCTGGGCTTGGTCGCCGGACTCGTTGCCCGCTTGTTCGGTGACGGGGCTAGCCGATCGCCCCTGGAGCGCGGTGCTGCAAAGCCTGCTGGAAACCCCCTCGATCGCCTCGAAATCCTGGGTCTATCGCCAATACGATCACCAGGTGCAGAACAACACGGTGATTGTGCCCGGTGGAGCCGATGCGGCGGTGGTGCGGCTGCGGCCCCAACTGGTCACAGACAACGGCACTCCCTTCACCAAGGGCGTGGCGGCCACGGTGGATTGCAATGCTCGCCATGTGTACCTCGATCCCTACCAAGGGGCCTTGGGTGTGGTGGCGGAGGCGGCCCGCAACCTGTCTTGCGTGGGCGCGGAACCGTTGGCCGTGACCGATAACCTGAACTTCGGCAGCCCCGAAAAGCCCGTGGGCTATTGGCAACTGGCGAATGCTTGTCGCGGCCTGGCCGATGCCTGCCGGGAGTTGGGTACGCCGGTCACGGGCGGCAACGTGTCGCTCTACAACGAAACCTTGGATTCCGAGGGCAATCCCCAGGCGATCTATCCCACGCCCGTGGTGGGCATGGTGGGGGCGATCGAGAACATTCACCAAATCGCTGGCCAGGGTTTCCAAGGGGCGGGCGATGGGATCTATCTACTGGGTGCTCAGGCTCCCGTCACCCTTGGTGCGTCGGATTATTTGGCGGCAATCCATGGCACGATCGCCGGTCGGCCGCCCGTGGTGGAGTTCGATCGGGAGCGGGCCGTGCAAGCCGCCTGCCGCAACGGCATTCGCCAGGGCTGGATTCGATCGGCCCACGACTGCGCAGAAGGGGGCCTGGCCGTCACCCTGGCCGAGTCCTGCATTAGCGGCAACCTGGGCGCAACGGTGACGATCGACCCCGGAGCCGATCGCTGGGATGCGGCCCTGTTTGGCGAAGGCGGCGCGCGGATCGTGGTGTCCGTGGCGGGCGATCGCGCGGCCGAGTTTGAAAGTTGGCTGACGGAGCAGCTCGGCTCCGATTGGGCCAAGCTGGGCACTGTCGGGGGCGATCGGCTGGTGATCAACGCACCGGACGGCACAACGGCGATCGATGCGGCCCTGGCGACCATGACCGAAGGCTGGAGCGAGTCGATCGCCCGCCGGATGGAGCGGTTGGTTTAA
- a CDS encoding AIPR family protein produces the protein MKLVHRQGKTLLSNIWDNKMATLPNFLESREKLAEFFSQQFTDKEKGQAFEDFCKALIIQMQNPNQSSLEVIPDLSRIETTKGSHDKGIDLKGFGEEGQLVLIGQSKFRIRTIEEIDSVISKFEGFIQETDHQQPPQQLSLLKHNSSLGDGYGITFIVLTMSDLRSSENGLLAKYSRANLSSCAFHRSLEERNKILFIDGTDILSILKANFSKLSGKLPDIELRFYGQILQVENAYIGVVSGYELKRLYHEFGEAIFFENIRLFLGEGSKVSKSGGDSVNQVILKTVKQEPEVMLARNNGITFRSSKIIAGDTTILNLSEASIINGCQTTMCFVKGLIDDESLEKDNISLYDKPPFVLVKVVETNNSWDIAKSANFQNEVVQIDLELARYFRPQIVQRASVNLGIFAEQASLENQKDTPYSIIKTMTKVTVDYDSTRSTFIGLFSRVLNNTIAGDYTALRTDLLEEFLSNDDTGQKIFGLIFDMNSKFLSDYSKISELKSRKSQEKDKNQESVADTLWSRLEKPNYQAFMNILVACVINRRNIYAQSRQIAFHEMESFLEGVINFNDKQRTKYYLECWKAITTVAIENKVAREINLKQLFAKFRDLGTGVGFSNLYETITSTYLLELEL, from the coding sequence GTGAAGCTTGTCCATCGTCAAGGTAAAACACTACTAAGCAATATCTGGGATAATAAAATGGCAACACTTCCTAACTTTTTGGAATCGCGAGAGAAACTAGCAGAATTCTTTTCTCAGCAGTTTACCGACAAGGAAAAAGGACAAGCCTTTGAAGATTTTTGCAAGGCATTAATTATTCAAATGCAAAATCCAAATCAATCTTCTTTGGAAGTAATTCCTGACCTGTCTCGAATTGAAACCACCAAGGGAAGTCATGACAAAGGAATTGACTTGAAAGGTTTTGGGGAAGAAGGACAGCTAGTCCTTATAGGACAATCTAAGTTCAGAATTAGAACCATTGAAGAAATTGATTCAGTTATTTCAAAATTCGAGGGATTTATCCAAGAGACTGATCATCAACAGCCTCCACAACAGCTCAGTCTTCTAAAACATAACTCATCTCTTGGTGATGGTTACGGCATCACCTTTATTGTTTTGACGATGAGTGATTTACGCAGTTCTGAAAATGGTCTTTTGGCAAAATACTCAAGAGCCAACTTGTCATCATGCGCCTTCCACAGAAGCTTAGAAGAGCGAAATAAAATACTATTCATTGATGGAACAGATATCCTATCTATCCTAAAGGCAAACTTTTCCAAGCTTTCCGGAAAACTGCCTGATATAGAACTACGTTTTTATGGGCAAATACTTCAAGTTGAAAATGCTTACATCGGCGTTGTTTCTGGATATGAATTGAAGCGCCTGTACCATGAATTTGGTGAAGCAATTTTCTTTGAAAATATCAGGCTCTTTCTTGGCGAAGGAAGCAAGGTTTCAAAATCTGGAGGTGATAGCGTAAATCAAGTTATTCTCAAAACGGTCAAACAGGAACCAGAAGTGATGCTGGCTCGCAACAACGGAATTACCTTTAGATCATCTAAAATTATTGCTGGTGACACAACAATACTTAATTTGTCCGAGGCAAGCATTATTAATGGTTGTCAAACAACTATGTGTTTCGTCAAGGGATTGATTGATGATGAATCTTTGGAGAAAGATAATATCTCTTTGTACGATAAGCCTCCTTTTGTATTAGTTAAAGTTGTTGAAACAAACAATTCTTGGGATATAGCAAAATCGGCTAATTTTCAGAATGAAGTCGTCCAGATTGATTTGGAGCTGGCAAGGTATTTCCGTCCGCAAATTGTACAGCGCGCCAGTGTAAACCTTGGTATCTTTGCTGAGCAGGCTTCTTTGGAAAATCAAAAAGACACGCCATATTCGATTATTAAAACCATGACGAAAGTAACAGTGGATTATGATTCAACAAGATCCACGTTTATTGGTTTATTTAGTCGAGTGCTAAACAATACAATTGCAGGAGACTATACAGCACTCAGGACAGACCTTCTTGAAGAATTTCTGAGTAATGATGACACCGGACAAAAAATATTTGGACTGATTTTTGATATGAACTCTAAGTTTCTTAGTGATTATTCAAAGATTAGTGAATTGAAATCCAGGAAGTCTCAAGAAAAGGATAAAAATCAAGAATCAGTAGCCGATACCCTCTGGTCTCGTCTGGAAAAGCCAAATTACCAAGCATTCATGAATATACTTGTTGCTTGCGTGATTAACCGTAGGAATATCTATGCTCAATCTCGTCAAATTGCATTCCATGAAATGGAAAGCTTTTTAGAAGGAGTTATCAATTTCAATGATAAACAAAGAACTAAGTATTATCTCGAGTGCTGGAAAGCGATAACAACAGTGGCAATTGAGAATAAGGTTGCTAGAGAAATAAACCTGAAACAACTGTTTGCCAAATTTCGCGATTTGGGAACTGGCGTTGGCTTTAGCAATCTCTATGAAACTATTACTAGTACATACCTTCTAGAACTAGAGCTTTAG
- a CDS encoding nucleotidyltransferase domain-containing protein, translating into MQVPDLPAALIPITHQLRAYFQQTYPDRLDRLMLFGSWARGEATADSDLDLLVVLRDPVSPSREISQTSEFIGQLCLDHNILISRLFMGRSRFEFENSPLLRNIRREGITL; encoded by the coding sequence ATGCAAGTCCCCGATTTACCAGCAGCTCTGATTCCCATCACCCATCAACTGCGGGCATACTTTCAGCAAACCTACCCCGATCGCCTCGATCGACTAATGCTATTCGGCTCATGGGCACGGGGAGAGGCAACCGCTGATTCAGACCTGGATCTATTGGTGGTTTTACGCGATCCGGTTTCACCCAGCCGAGAAATTAGCCAAACCAGTGAATTTATTGGTCAACTTTGCTTAGATCACAACATTTTGATATCGCGACTCTTTATGGGGCGATCGCGCTTTGAATTTGAGAATTCTCCTCTGCTGCGAAATATCCGGCGCGAGGGAATTACACTATGA
- a CDS encoding HEPN domain-containing protein, with the protein MTPEQAALLVKSQRSLQAADSLLTQGFYDFAVSRAYYAAFYIAEALLDREGLAFSSHAAVIGAFGQHLARTGIVPVKFHRFLIDAQAQRTRADYDTSSDLSLTDAQALIDQAQELYSVAVDLLRDE; encoded by the coding sequence ATGACCCCAGAGCAAGCCGCTCTTTTGGTAAAGTCACAACGCAGCTTGCAAGCAGCCGATAGCCTATTAACGCAGGGCTTCTACGATTTTGCAGTTTCTCGGGCTTATTACGCTGCCTTTTATATCGCAGAAGCCTTGCTAGATCGCGAAGGGTTGGCCTTTTCGAGTCACGCAGCAGTCATCGGTGCTTTTGGACAGCACTTGGCCCGGACAGGGATTGTTCCTGTGAAATTTCACCGGTTTCTAATCGATGCGCAGGCTCAAAGAACTCGCGCTGATTATGACACCAGTTCTGACCTTTCCCTCACTGATGCTCAAGCGCTAATTGATCAGGCACAGGAACTCTATTCCGTTGCGGTAGACCTGCTGCGCGACGAATAG
- a CDS encoding helix-turn-helix transcriptional regulator: MSGMGKAGKALRETLQQHNLTQNRLAVTMGIARGTMSHWVAETRDPTAESIPTIVDALEQLNPEAARTFVEAYLGRAIGELSPKQIEDGS; encoded by the coding sequence ATGAGCGGCATGGGAAAAGCCGGGAAAGCACTACGCGAAACGCTACAGCAACACAACCTCACGCAAAATCGTTTAGCCGTAACGATGGGAATTGCGCGCGGCACGATGAGCCATTGGGTGGCGGAAACACGCGACCCGACGGCGGAATCGATTCCAACCATTGTGGATGCCCTGGAGCAGTTGAACCCGGAAGCCGCGCGAACATTTGTTGAGGCGTACTTGGGCCGAGCGATCGGGGAACTGTCGCCCAAGCAGATTGAAGATGGAAGCTGA
- a CDS encoding helix-turn-helix transcriptional regulator — MGKAGKALRKTLQQYNIAQNRLAVSMGINRATISHWFAETRDPTAESIPAIVDALEQLNPEAAQAFVEAYLGRAIGELASKESEGEG; from the coding sequence ATGGGAAAAGCCGGGAAAGCACTACGCAAAACATTGCAGCAGTACAACATCGCCCAGAATCGACTGGCGGTGAGCATGGGCATCAATCGCGCCACCATTAGCCATTGGTTTGCGGAAACACGCGACCCGACGGCGGAATCGATTCCGGCGATCGTGGATGCCCTAGAGCAGTTGAACCCGGAAGCGGCGCAGGCTTTTGTTGAAGCCTATTTGGGCCGGGCGATCGGGGAGCTGGCTTCTAAAGAGTCTGAGGGCGAGGGCTGA
- a CDS encoding sensor histidine kinase: protein MKFGLRSIGTRLFVAVISAAAIGLGSLGYLFYSELKSVRILQLTSETDNKVRHLDAELLSGETFLKSLVSATIFLHDSGVRSPEAYEKLVLSFMSARPKLITGFGVMQFPKGLVDREWFGPYIEESIPDRGVSLAQNPKFTLVDLWAVDQYPKMQYFKDAVKADRYLWSKPYMNDNYPIPLMTFSGTIRNQKGQLIAVMNGDINIDDLNKDIDASDLNLSQDDPSFNSNGYHALITKNGQLLSYSLDPRQAAQMANVSSIPSLKPVWEQIRYRINQGIEKSHFEFDSIYWVYQTVPRTQWVMLEAIPYETVAKPALLGAISATIIAAVFLLLVVWLFIRFLNRRLQPILDVCDRTIGNHRDINNSGDEISHLSDVFFNMVNQQQTLLRKLQTANNQLAQSNRLKDNFLATMSHELRTPLNTILGVAEILQEGIFGGVNKQQHKALENIEKSGAHLLSLINDILDIAKIESEFLELNCTTVAIGALCTSSVAFIQPQAEQKNIRLETNLSPNLPDLYIDERRIRQVLLNLLNNAFKFTPEGGHITLEVTCQKEEGEDEADKNGELQKYFVRISITDTGIGIAPEDIKRLFQPFVQIDSALNRKYEGTGLGLALVKRIVELHGGRVGLTSEVNVGSCFTIDLPYIETRFSVGRERESKPNLQKDRETCTEVARE, encoded by the coding sequence ATGAAATTTGGACTTCGTTCGATCGGCACTCGCTTGTTTGTGGCGGTGATTTCTGCCGCTGCCATTGGTCTCGGCAGCTTAGGGTATTTATTTTATAGTGAGCTGAAGTCCGTTCGGATTTTGCAACTAACGTCGGAAACGGATAACAAGGTTCGACATCTTGATGCGGAGCTGCTCAGTGGTGAAACTTTTTTAAAAAGTTTGGTTTCCGCAACGATCTTCTTGCACGATAGTGGTGTGCGATCGCCCGAGGCATACGAGAAATTAGTACTTTCATTTATGTCAGCTCGTCCTAAGCTGATCACTGGATTTGGGGTGATGCAGTTCCCCAAGGGTTTGGTCGATCGTGAGTGGTTTGGGCCCTATATTGAAGAATCTATTCCCGATCGCGGGGTTAGCCTGGCTCAAAATCCTAAATTTACGCTGGTTGATCTATGGGCAGTAGATCAATATCCCAAGATGCAATATTTTAAAGACGCGGTTAAGGCCGATCGCTATCTTTGGTCAAAGCCTTATATGAATGATAATTATCCCATTCCGCTCATGACCTTTTCAGGGACGATTCGTAATCAAAAAGGTCAATTAATTGCCGTGATGAACGGAGATATTAATATTGATGATCTTAATAAAGATATTGATGCTAGTGATCTTAATTTGAGTCAAGATGATCCTTCATTCAATAGCAATGGCTACCATGCCCTAATTACAAAAAATGGGCAACTCTTGAGTTATTCTCTTGATCCTCGTCAGGCTGCCCAAATGGCTAATGTTTCATCCATTCCATCCCTAAAACCGGTTTGGGAACAAATTCGTTACCGAATTAACCAAGGCATTGAAAAATCACATTTTGAATTTGATTCAATCTATTGGGTTTATCAAACAGTTCCCAGAACTCAATGGGTGATGCTGGAAGCAATTCCCTATGAGACGGTTGCCAAGCCTGCTCTGCTAGGAGCCATTAGCGCCACAATCATTGCAGCCGTCTTTTTGCTTTTGGTTGTTTGGTTGTTTATTCGATTTTTAAATCGCCGTTTGCAACCCATTTTAGATGTTTGCGATCGCACGATTGGGAATCATAGGGACATCAACAATTCAGGCGATGAAATTAGCCATTTGTCTGATGTCTTTTTCAATATGGTTAATCAGCAGCAAACCCTACTGCGCAAGTTGCAAACAGCCAACAATCAACTCGCGCAGTCAAATCGACTGAAAGATAATTTCTTGGCAACCATGAGCCACGAACTCCGCACTCCGTTAAATACGATTTTGGGAGTGGCGGAAATTTTGCAAGAGGGCATCTTTGGTGGAGTTAATAAGCAACAGCACAAAGCCTTAGAAAATATTGAAAAAAGCGGCGCGCATCTTCTGTCTCTAATTAACGATATTTTGGATATTGCCAAGATCGAGTCGGAATTTTTGGAGCTGAATTGCACGACCGTCGCGATCGGGGCGCTTTGCACATCAAGCGTGGCATTCATTCAGCCCCAAGCCGAACAGAAGAATATTCGACTGGAAACCAATCTATCGCCTAATTTGCCAGATCTATACATCGATGAACGTCGTATCCGCCAAGTTTTGCTGAATTTGCTCAATAATGCTTTTAAATTTACGCCAGAAGGGGGACACATCACCCTAGAAGTGACTTGCCAAAAGGAAGAGGGCGAGGACGAGGCAGACAAAAATGGAGAATTACAAAAATATTTTGTGCGAATTTCGATCACTGATACGGGTATTGGGATTGCGCCAGAAGATATCAAGCGTCTTTTTCAGCCGTTCGTGCAAATTGATAGTGCCCTCAATCGTAAATATGAGGGAACGGGTTTGGGTTTGGCTCTGGTGAAGCGAATTGTTGAACTTCACGGTGGTCGTGTGGGGTTGACCAGTGAAGTGAATGTGGGTAGTTGTTTTACGATCGATTTGCCTTATATTGAAACGCGATTTTCCGTCGGGCGAGAACGAGAAAGCAAGCCCAATTTACAGAAAGATCGGGAAACCTGCACTGAAGTAGCCCGAGAATGA
- a CDS encoding DUF1802 family protein, translated as MELQPKPTAALCLPESEISALLQGRMLAMLSATFIKPQRMLALQPIPDRLNPRSHDRPYRFADLGSESFPPAIRAIVTCVECQIIDDLAAVDAIAALTIWSEDFLARSIATKGHLFLATVRAFRLLTPHPLEHDFEDLSVIGKCVVMPRPFTGENPEPVLPEAVFKRRSQQLRDRQPPEHSELEALQSTLADLANTLPSATQLDNRIQAFLGWRVPGRSSRLSPWMSKISKVGASSEGNEFERLVRQAMISLGFSNRNQNPKASLDPDSVGGAGGLDFVCESPYLIIGECKSSSRDTLPDGVFSQLMKLGNKYLNPEDYEQAIKLVISVGKPNHHAQKTAQGNRMNLIKPTTLERLVKLNVSYPGSLNLWELENCLKNPPYAQEADDQINNFIDEKIEQLRIRAFLIDCLKRLTSNNQNRGASTVELHAVYITSQPPKLLEMEDLHSVAIELASPLTGYLSREKGREWRDDRFFWLRDLAIEKI; from the coding sequence GATCGCCTCAATCCCCGATCGCACGATCGCCCCTACCGATTCGCAGATTTGGGTTCCGAGAGCTTTCCCCCCGCGATCCGGGCGATCGTCACCTGTGTGGAATGCCAAATTATTGACGACTTGGCGGCCGTTGATGCGATCGCCGCCCTCACCATTTGGTCTGAGGATTTCCTCGCTCGCTCGATCGCCACCAAAGGACATTTATTCCTAGCCACCGTCCGTGCTTTTCGACTGCTCACCCCCCACCCGCTGGAGCACGATTTTGAAGACCTCAGCGTGATCGGAAAATGCGTGGTGATGCCCCGTCCCTTCACAGGCGAAAATCCTGAGCCGGTGCTGCCAGAAGCGGTTTTCAAACGGCGATCGCAACAACTGCGCGATCGACAGCCGCCCGAACATTCAGAACTCGAAGCCCTCCAATCCACCCTTGCTGATTTAGCCAACACACTGCCCAGCGCCACACAATTAGACAACCGCATCCAAGCCTTTTTGGGGTGGCGCGTGCCAGGGCGATCGTCCCGTCTCAGTCCCTGGATGAGCAAAATTTCTAAAGTCGGCGCATCCAGCGAAGGCAATGAATTCGAGCGGCTGGTGCGCCAAGCCATGATTTCTTTGGGATTTTCTAACCGCAATCAAAACCCCAAAGCTAGCCTTGATCCTGATAGTGTTGGCGGCGCAGGCGGTCTAGATTTTGTTTGTGAATCGCCCTATTTAATCATCGGTGAATGTAAATCCAGCAGCCGCGATACGCTACCCGATGGGGTGTTTTCGCAGCTTATGAAACTTGGTAACAAATATCTCAATCCTGAAGACTATGAACAAGCCATAAAATTAGTCATTTCTGTTGGTAAACCCAACCACCATGCTCAAAAAACAGCCCAAGGTAACCGTATGAATTTGATTAAACCCACTACCCTAGAACGCTTGGTTAAGCTCAATGTTTCCTATCCTGGTTCGTTGAACTTATGGGAGCTAGAAAATTGCCTAAAAAATCCGCCCTATGCTCAAGAAGCCGATGACCAAATCAATAACTTTATAGATGAAAAAATCGAACAATTGCGAATTCGTGCATTTTTGATTGATTGCCTGAAACGACTAACAAGTAACAATCAAAATAGAGGAGCCAGCACAGTCGAGCTTCACGCGGTCTATATCACTTCCCAGCCACCAAAATTACTGGAAATGGAAGATCTGCACAGCGTGGCGATCGAACTGGCTTCCCCACTCACCGGTTATCTAAGCCGCGAAAAGGGTCGTGAATGGCGGGACGATCGCTTTTTTTGGTTGCGCGACCTGGCGATCGAAAAAATCTAG